The genomic stretch CGCTTTTATGGAATTGTCGAAAACCAAACGCCCGAATCGCGACGATTCTCGAATTATCGCCGCAATTTTATCGTCGCCGTACGTTTCGCCGATGTATTTCACTATCGAAAATCCGTGATTATATGTTTTTTCGTAATCGTCGGCTCTTCCTGAAAACACAGAAATTCTATCCCACGACAAAAGCGAATCGCTAAGTGTTAAAGTTCGTAAAATCATGTCGCGGTGGCTATCCCAACTATCGCCTTTATTTTTGGAACTCTCGTATTGCGCTATTCCCTCGAAAAACCACGGCGGAAGAATTTCCGACGGGAAAATATACATGATTTCCGCAGAATTTTTTTCATTGGGATGATTAAAATATCCTAATTGAAAATACGGCATCCAATACGGCATTTTGTATGAATTTGAAATTGAAACGATGTGCGCGTATTCGTGAGCGACAACGTTTTCAAGCCAATTCGCCGTTCCCCGCATGTTCCAGTCCATATCGTTCACCCAAATCGCAATCGTATTTTGCATAGCGAGCGCCCATCCGCCGCTAAACGCAGAATTTGATACCAAAACGTTTGTTTTTTTCGGAAGCGTTATCGCATATTTGTCTTTGTAAATCGGATATAATTTTTCTAAAATTGTCGCGATTTCGTTTGCCGATTTTTCAAAATTTTTGTCGTAAGTTATTACAAAATGCTCTGTTTCAAACGAATTATGTTTGTGAAAGGCTTTGCTTTCGCTTTGCGCAAAAACAAATGAGAAAAAAATTATAATCGGTAAAAAATATTTCATAAAATCTCTTTCGAATCGGCGAATTCCGTCTGAAAATAAAATACTTCCAACATATAAGTGTTTGAATTTTCGGGGAATTTGCGAAAATTACAAAATTAGCGCTTAAATTAAAGGGACGATAATTATCTGAATTTTTCCAAAATTTCAATAAAATCTTTTTCGTGCCTTTTCACAATTTCTATTAAATACGGGTCAAAATGCGAACCGGAATCTTTATACAGAATATCAAACCCTTCGCGTACCGAAAACGCTTTTTTGTAAGGCCGCTCTGTCACCAGCGCATCAAAAACGTCGGCGATACTGGCTACTCTCGCACAAAGCGGAATATCAAAACCGGATAGTCCGCGAGGATAACCGCTTCCGTCCCATTTTTCGTGGTGCCCGTAAGCGATATTATATGCCGTCGCCAATAGTTCGTCTTGCTGATCCATAATACGCACCGCTTCTTCCAACATCTTTGCGCCGTGTATGGTGTGCGTTTTCATAATTTCAAATTCTTCTTTGCTCAAACTTCCAGGTTTAAGTAAAACCGCATCCGTAACGGCAATTTTACCTATATCGTGAAGTTTGACCGTATCAATTATACGAGTTCCTTCGTCTTCGGTTATCAAATAATGTTTTTTCGGTTTTTTAATCAAATCCGAAATTATAATCTCTGAATAAAAAGTAGTTCTATAAAGATGGTTTCCGGTTTCATGGTCGCGTAATTCTCCCGCGCGGGCGAGCAAATTCAACGCTACTTTGTCGCGCTTTTCAGAAAGATGAATGCTCTTACACGCAATATTCAACAAAATAAATATCATAAACGTTATTATCTCATAAAAAACCCACGCAAGCGTTAAAGAAGAACTGTAAATTATTCCGTCTTTGTAATGTAAATGTAAAATATTGCAAAAATAAAGAACAGCCAAAATAGCGCTGCTCACAAGAAAGTACAATAAATAATTCTCCGAATCCAAATAAAATGCAAGCGCTATACTTATGAGTGTCAAAATGTTAAAATAAAGCCCGAATTCTCCATCGATTACGCTTCCAAGCGTTTCGGAAACGAAAAGAACCATTGATACCATAAACGGCTGCCATTTAGCAAATAAGCCGAAAAACTGTACGGTCAAAATAAAAAATGCGCTTATGGAACAAAGCAAAACGCTTGTAAATACTTTTTCGCCGAAATTTTCCGTTACACGGACTTCATAACAGCGATAAACGCCGTAAAGTATAATTGCCGCGACAATCAAAATGTTGATATAGCCGTACCTGCTCTTTTTTACGTTTTTCACAAATAAATTGTAAATATTATAAG from Chitinispirillales bacterium encodes the following:
- a CDS encoding HD domain-containing protein; this encodes MTYNIYNLFVKNVKKSRYGYINILIVAAIILYGVYRCYEVRVTENFGEKVFTSVLLCSISAFFILTVQFFGLFAKWQPFMVSMVLFVSETLGSVIDGEFGLYFNILTLISIALAFYLDSENYLLYFLVSSAILAVLYFCNILHLHYKDGIIYSSSLTLAWVFYEIITFMIFILLNIACKSIHLSEKRDKVALNLLARAGELRDHETGNHLYRTTFYSEIIISDLIKKPKKHYLITEDEGTRIIDTVKLHDIGKIAVTDAVLLKPGSLSKEEFEIMKTHTIHGAKMLEEAVRIMDQQDELLATAYNIAYGHHEKWDGSGYPRGLSGFDIPLCARVASIADVFDALVTERPYKKAFSVREGFDILYKDSGSHFDPYLIEIVKRHEKDFIEILEKFR